From Pseudoramibacter sp.:
ATCGCGCCCTTCGCGGTGGAATACACGATGGGGCCTGTGGCCCGCAGGGCCGCCAGGGACGCGATGTTGATGATGGACCCGCAGCCGTGCTTCGCACATTCGGGGTAGGCGTACTTGATGGCCATGAAGGTGGCGTCCAGATCCACTGCCAGGGTCTTGCGGTAGTTTTCCGTGGAAAATTCTTCTTCCAGGGTGCCGTGGGCGCCCCGGCCCCCGGCGCTGTTGATGAGAATGTCCAGCCGGCCGAAAGTCTTGACGCAGAATTCCGCCATGGCCCTGCAGTTGGCTTCGTCCGTGAGGTCCGCCGGGAAGCACGCGCAGATGCCGCCGGCCTTTTCGATTTCGGATTTCACGGCTTCGAGCTTGTTCCGGCGCCGTCCCACGACGACCACCTTCGCCCCGGCTTCTGCGAGGCGCTTCGCACAGCCCTTGCCGATGCCGCTGCCGCCGCCGGTGATCACCGCGACCCGGCCCGTCAAATCAAAAGCGTTTTTGTTCATCGCATTTCTCCTTAAATTTGATTTCAGATCAATCCTGGGTTTATTATTTTATGATTATCGATTAGTATATGCGTTATCGGGTTAAACTTCAGCCCTCAATTGGCCCCCATGTGTTGGATTATTGGAGAAAACATGAACAAAAAAGGCAACGCGCAATATCAACAGACTCACCGCCGGATCGTCGGCTGCGTTTTAGACTTACTCGACCGGAAGCCGCTCCGGCAGATCACCGTCGCCGAGATCTGCCGGTCCCTCGGCCTCAACCGCAGCACCTTTTACGACCACTTTCTGGACGTGTACGACGTCATCGACCGGACCGCCGCCGCCTACGACGGCGAGATCCTCGACATCCTCGGCCGCGACGTCCCCCGGATGTCCCGGGAACGGGCTTCGGCCCTTCTCGCGTTCATCCAGAAGCGTCAGAATTTTTACGCCCATTATTACCGCCTGGGCCGCGAGCTCGCCATTCCCGACGCCCTCATCGAAGCCGGGCTCGACGCCCGGGTGAAACCGGGGGTGCCTTCCTATTGGCGGGACACCCCCGCCGCCATGGCCTATTACACCGCCCTCATGAAAGCCAGCTACAACGCCGTCATCCGGCAGTGGCTGGCCCGGGGCTGCAAAGAAACCCCGGAATGGGTGTGCGATATGATGCTCAAATGCGCGGACAGTTTCGGGGATTTGGAGGGAACGCCATGACCCAGAACCTTCGTCAAAAGAAAGCCAGTCCCCTCGCCGGGGTGATCTTTTTCGGCCTGCTGGCCTGCCTGCTTTACGGCCTCGGCGCCGGGGCGATCGCCTTCGGGCTGGTGCTGTCCTCGGCCATCTGGTTCGCCGGGGAGCGGTTCTCGATGCTCCTCTCGGGGATGCTCAACGCCGCGGCGGGGATGTGCGGCTTTGTGCTGTCCCCGTCCATTGAAGCCCTCATGGGCGCCGGGGGCGTCGCCCTGGCCGCCCACACCCTGCTCCTTCCCGTGGCCTGCCTGATCCCGCTGTCGGTGTTTGTGACGTCGAAGGACCCGAAACCTGCGTCCATCGCCTCAGCCGAAGAACCCAACAGCTTCGGCACGATCCGAGACGCCTTTGGGAACCGCACCTTCCGCCTGCTGGTGTGCGGCTTTTCCACCTGCGGCTTTCACATGGTCATCATCGAATCCCACCTGTTTTCCCAGTTCGTCTCCTACGGGATTCCGTCCCAGACCGCCGGCTGGGTCTTTTCGGTCTACAGCCTGGCGACCATCACCGGCGCCCTGCTCTCGGGCTTTCTGTCGACCCGCCTGCCCAAAGGGCGGCTGCTGTGCTTTTATTACGGGTTCCGCGCCCTCTGGGCCTTGCTCTATCTCTTCACGATGCCGAAGAACGCCGTCACGGCCATTGCCTTCGCCGCCGGCCTCGGCATGACCGGCGACGCCACGGTTTCCCCGACCTCGGGGCTGGTCAGCGCCCACTTCGACCACACCTAGGTCGCCGCCCTCGTCGGCACGCTGTTCCTCTTCCACCAGGTCGGCGCCTTTTTCAGCGCCTGGCTCGGCGGCGTCCTCCTCAAAGCCACCGGCGGCTACACCGCGCTGTGGGTCCTGGACATGGCGCTGTGCACCTTCGCGGCGCTGGCGAGTTTTTGGATTGACCGGAAATAAAAAATGCCTCTCATTTAGAGGCATTTTCATCAGAATTTTGATTTTTCATTGCTTCAGGCAAGTATTCAAGAGCACGCCGCATATTTTTTAATTCATCTGTTTGTTTTTTCATTTGATCTAATAAATCTTCTTGTTCGCTGTTAACTGAATATATGCTGGCATAATTTTCTAATGGGATATCAAAATCATAATAATATTCTTTTCCCCATGTAGAATAATAAATAACATGGCCTTTTGCTGGCGGCTTTTTCTCAGCATTAAGATAAATATTTGAGCCAAAAAATAAATCATAATGGCAGCCAGTACCGATTATACGAGTTTTTTTCTCTCCAGTTCGAAGCAGTTCAGCATAATTAGATTCCGGCAGTGAATCAATAAAATTTTTATCAAACATAATCTTTACATCTTTTGCCGTGAATTTACCGCAATTGATAAATCGAAGTCCAAAGAAAGCTCTTTTCTCATAAATGAATTCAACTTCTATGATCGGACGATTCTCCTTTTCATATTGTCTCTGCATCTCTCTGACTTGATCCCGCGCAGCATCTGCAGAATTCCGTGCAGCCTTTGCTGAAGCAAAAGCCGCAATACAAGTAAAGAAAGATAATAATGCTGCGATGGCTTCCAATACACCCTCATTTGTATTTAACCATTGAAAAATATTCTGCAAACTATTACCTCACATTTTTGGCTTATTAGTCATCATAAAATCCCTCAATATCAAAAAGATGATCTAATTCTTCTGAACTCGTCATTTTTAATACTTTTTCCCGGATAGAACTCTTTGCCATATCCAATCGTTTGAAGTGCTTTTTCCCTGAAGCGTCTTTGCCTTCCCGAATAAGTTGAATTCTCCCAACGCCTGGGTTTTGACGTGCATATTCAGCAAATCCTTTAGCTTTTCCAAGATTATCATTATATTCCGGATTATGTGGTTCTAAAATATCCACAACATAATCGGTCACTTCATCTCGACGTACAATGATAAAGTCCGGATACGTCGGTTTCATTTCCCCATCTTTTTCATAAGGAATACAGAGTGCCCATGACCCTCTAGATGGATTTCTAATCCAACACACAAAATCTGGTCGTTTTTCTTCTTCAGCGATTACACCAGATTCCCAATTGTTCAATTTTAATTTGGCTGTTCCGGTTACTTCATTTACAAAAAGATGATCCCGATATTCTTTTCCGCCATTGTCGTGTGGAACTTGAATCGTTTCCGGCAGTCTGAAATTATGTTTACTGATTTTATCACCATCGGATACAATATTGTCATACTGTCTGCGATATTTATCGGAATTAATAGTTGCGACATATCGACGATACTCATCATTTAAGGCATGAAACTTCTTTTTCGCATATTCGTACAAATGATTCATACATTCTTTATCAGCCACAAATAGAATAACGTCAATTTCAAAAGCTGCAGGATCATCTAAACTGCCGTATTTTTTCCCGTAAGTTAAACCAATACCTTCATTTCCTAATTTATGGTCTGCCACACGAAACTGCCGTTCTAAATCTGAATCTGTCGTCGTAAACATATTGTGAACAGAATAATTATCTACACTTTCCCCAAAAGCGTCAAAAATTTGTGTTGCTAATTTAAATTGTTTTACCTGAAGTACTAAATTCTCATATTCGTTCTGCGCTTTTAGTGTTGCAATATGATCATGGATAAGATCTGCAATTTCATCATATACTTCAACAATGGCTTGTTTTCTGAGATTCGTCATGGTTAGAAAATGAGCAAGCTTAAACAATGATTTCAAATAATCCGTGATTTGGAAACTTCTCACATCGTAAGATAAGAGTCCCTCGTCATTAATATATTTCATGACGCCTTCACGGTCAAAAATATCGTCTACTTTCGGATCAAATGTTTCCGCAAATTCATGCTGAACTTTATGCTCTTGTACCTTACCTGATTTGGGAATTGTTTCTTCATCTTGTATTTTGCGATTCGATTCTTGATTATTTTCGTTGTGTTCTACTGTTGATGAAGTTTGTTTTGGGTAATATTCATCTTCAGATTCATTTTTGCTCATCCCTTGGTCTGGCGGATTCTTTATTTTAAACTCATGTCGCTCTTCTGCAACGCTTGAACCTTTTTCTCTATCATTTAAATCATCATCCATTTTGACTTGTTCTGGACCAATATGATACTTATCTTTATTCGATTTTCTAACCGTAAGGGTATCAAACTTTTTCCCAGAAATTGGTTCACCATAAATATCGGTCGGAATATCTCCGCCTTCAGAATTTTGAAGTTCCTCTACCACATCTTTTACAGTCTGTTCATTGAAGTAAGGTAAAAAGAGATGAACATCATTTAACACATCGTCAACCTGAATATGCATCTGCATCGGTGTTCGAATCATTCTGCCTAATAACTGCGCAATATAAGTCGCATCTTTGGCATGCCTGAAGGACATCATCGTCTCTGCCCTGGGGCAGTCCCAGCCCGTAGACAAATTTTCCTTGAAAAAGACTACCCGAATATTTTTATCTTCTGCAATGCGAGAAGGTTCTGCATAATGCACTTTCAGCCCATTCATTTCAATGTCTGATTCTAATTGACCGAAAGTATGCACCACTTGCCCTGGCTCAAATTGAACATTAGCTCTTTCTTCTATCTTGGCCAAACAGTCATCAAGATCGGTATCTGAAAGTTTTTTGCCCTTGCCGTTCTGCACTTGGATGATGAGAATCGGATTAACGTAAGCATAGTGCTGTTCTTGGCAATATTGTGTCCAATGCCCCCATTTTTCTTTCCAATCATCTACGGCTGCCTGTAAAATGGCCATATCATTTTTATTTTTCGTTTCTTCCGGATATGTAATGATAATTCGATCTTTCAAAAGGCCGGATGCGCGGACATCCTCTGTTGTTACGACTACTTTATGAATCGTCGATGCTGATTTTTCCACCAATTTGTTGAATCGTTGGGTCGTCGCTGACATTCCGATAACTACCGGCATTGACGGAAGTTCATCTTCTTCACTCCCTTTGATGAATTTCTGCATGATCGTCGTTGCTCGGCTCGCCTTGCGTCCCTGCATCCCCCGATGCGCTTCGTCAATAATAAAATAAAGTCTGTCACTTTTTTCTCTAACGGTATTCGCAATGGTTTCCCAAATGGTATAAGTCCTGCTGTCTCCGTGCTTTGTTAAATTAGAAGATACCGAAAGCTTTTGAGTATTCAAAAAATAAATATGTCCATCTTCAAAAGTCTCTCGATCAAAGGAATCTTCAGTAACAGTCACACATTGAGCAAGACTAATCTTGTCCGCTTTTCCATCTATCTTAAGTTTAGACTGTTCATTCAATTGCGGCGAATCCGAAAGCCATACAAAAATAGCGTCTTGTTGATCAGCAAAGCGTTCATCCCCATAATAAATATCTTCAATCAACGCAGCCATAATAATAGTTTTACCGGCACCTGTTGGTGCTGTAAAAGAGACAACTTGAGGAGCATGTGTCCGGTAGTAACTTCCCATCGCTTCTGCTGTTTGTATTCGTAAATCATTAAGCGCCTTTTTTTGAAAAGGGAATAATTCTACTTTCATATTATCTCCTCACATTAATTCTAAAATTATCCAAATAATCTCGATATAGCTGGTAACAATTCTTATCTTCATATTCCCGGATCATTTCGCGGTATGCAGATTCTGAATCTGTAATAATATAAATAGTTTGAATTTCTGGATATTTCGCTACTTTCGCATCAAATTCCGCAAAGTACGTTTCATCGATCAGAACAGCAAATTTGTTCTTTGGCAAAATTAACATCTTTAAAGATTCTTCTGTTCCCAGTTCCGGACATGGCCCAATACATCCAGCTTTCATCCAAAGCACTGGTAAAAGCTCTTTGAACTGTTTCCCAAGAGCAACTGCGTTCTTGTCAAGGAAACCAAGTTTAAAGAAAATTGCATTTGCTTTAAAACCATCTGCCATCGGAATATCACTTCCGATATATTTTCCTTTAAGTGGTTTGCCATTAATATCGTGTCCTTCAATCGAACATACTGTTCTCGGCCATGTGACGTAGCGAGCGATTCCAAGCTTCTCCCATTCTTCATCGCCGGGCTTGTATCCTTGTTTCGTCAGCGACTTTGCTTCAGCATCAGAGACTTCATTATTAGTCACCATAATGCAGCGGCGATGCCCACCGTCTTCAGCATTCAGAAGATTCACTGCATGAAGAGTTGTGCCAGAGCCAGCAAAAAAATCAACAATTAAAGCATCTTTCTTATCTCGCACAACCATACTTATTGCATCTTTTTCTGAATATAAAGATTTGGGAAATGAAAACAATCTTTTCCTACCCGTAACAGCAGAAATTAAATCTGAACCGTAAGCCCCGGCATCATGTTCTGTGCGATGCCAAACTGTTTTAACTTGTTTCGCTTGAGCCTTTTTATAACGAACTTTAACAGTTTGTCCATTATTTTCTTTCCCTATAATTTCCAGTTCTCCCGTATTAATCTCTTTTTGGTATTTTTGGCTAAGATATGAAATTCCCCAAGTCTTTCGTTTCCTATCGTACCGACCTAAAGAA
This genomic window contains:
- a CDS encoding SDR family NAD(P)-dependent oxidoreductase; protein product: MNKNAFDLTGRVAVITGGGSGIGKGCAKRLAEAGAKVVVVGRRRNKLEAVKSEIEKAGGICACFPADLTDEANCRAMAEFCVKTFGRLDILINSAGGRGAHGTLEEEFSTENYRKTLAVDLDATFMAIKYAYPECAKHGCGSIINIASLAALRATGPIVYSTAKGAIRSMSRTLAKRLGPEGIRVNTIYPGFIVTEMTERALDDPKLVARFKGESPLGLIGEVDDIAYCALYLASDAARFVTGQDFVVDGGATC
- a CDS encoding MFS transporter, with translation MTQNLRQKKASPLAGVIFFGLLACLLYGLGAGAIAFGLVLSSAIWFAGERFSMLLSGMLNAAAGMCGFVLSPSIEALMGAGGVALAAHTLLLPVACLIPLSVFVTSKDPKPASIASAEEPNSFGTIRDAFGNRTFRLLVCGFSTCGFHMVIIESHLFSQFVSYGIPSQTAGWVFSVYSLATITGALLSGFLSTRLPKGRLLCFYYGFRALWALLYLFTMPKNAVTAIAFAAGLGMTGDATVSPTSGLVSAHFDHT
- a CDS encoding DEAD/DEAH box helicase; protein product: MKVELFPFQKKALNDLRIQTAEAMGSYYRTHAPQVVSFTAPTGAGKTIIMAALIEDIYYGDERFADQQDAIFVWLSDSPQLNEQSKLKIDGKADKISLAQCVTVTEDSFDRETFEDGHIYFLNTQKLSVSSNLTKHGDSRTYTIWETIANTVREKSDRLYFIIDEAHRGMQGRKASRATTIMQKFIKGSEEDELPSMPVVIGMSATTQRFNKLVEKSASTIHKVVVTTEDVRASGLLKDRIIITYPEETKNKNDMAILQAAVDDWKEKWGHWTQYCQEQHYAYVNPILIIQVQNGKGKKLSDTDLDDCLAKIEERANVQFEPGQVVHTFGQLESDIEMNGLKVHYAEPSRIAEDKNIRVVFFKENLSTGWDCPRAETMMSFRHAKDATYIAQLLGRMIRTPMQMHIQVDDVLNDVHLFLPYFNEQTVKDVVEELQNSEGGDIPTDIYGEPISGKKFDTLTVRKSNKDKYHIGPEQVKMDDDLNDREKGSSVAEERHEFKIKNPPDQGMSKNESEDEYYPKQTSSTVEHNENNQESNRKIQDEETIPKSGKVQEHKVQHEFAETFDPKVDDIFDREGVMKYINDEGLLSYDVRSFQITDYLKSLFKLAHFLTMTNLRKQAIVEVYDEIADLIHDHIATLKAQNEYENLVLQVKQFKLATQIFDAFGESVDNYSVHNMFTTTDSDLERQFRVADHKLGNEGIGLTYGKKYGSLDDPAAFEIDVILFVADKECMNHLYEYAKKKFHALNDEYRRYVATINSDKYRRQYDNIVSDGDKISKHNFRLPETIQVPHDNGGKEYRDHLFVNEVTGTAKLKLNNWESGVIAEEEKRPDFVCWIRNPSRGSWALCIPYEKDGEMKPTYPDFIIVRRDEVTDYVVDILEPHNPEYNDNLGKAKGFAEYARQNPGVGRIQLIREGKDASGKKHFKRLDMAKSSIREKVLKMTSSEELDHLFDIEGFYDD
- a CDS encoding TetR/AcrR family transcriptional regulator; translated protein: MNKKGNAQYQQTHRRIVGCVLDLLDRKPLRQITVAEICRSLGLNRSTFYDHFLDVYDVIDRTAAAYDGEILDILGRDVPRMSRERASALLAFIQKRQNFYAHYYRLGRELAIPDALIEAGLDARVKPGVPSYWRDTPAAMAYYTALMKASYNAVIRQWLARGCKETPEWVCDMMLKCADSFGDLEGTP